The following proteins come from a genomic window of Chelmon rostratus isolate fCheRos1 chromosome 23, fCheRos1.pri, whole genome shotgun sequence:
- the LOC121627002 gene encoding transcription factor 7-like — translation MPSREEIGVISGLNLKPADLTYGKPEMLDWDLPQQQYLDLISRGRNKPSHTQTAAAAPSVHPLIPLLIYSDRHFPPSSPYSQPISAAQQADAHSASPPCCHGNSVTRQLVKKPLNAFMLYMKEMRHKVLQEGRERESAAINRILGRRWHALSHSEQSKYYDLAQKERLLHMQLYPGWSARDNYGKRKRKQSQQPAGSCPGWR, via the exons ATGCCCAGCAGAGAG GAGATTGGTGTGATAAGTGGACTGAATCTGAAGCCTGCAGATCTGACCTATG gtaAACCTGAGATGCTTGACTGGGATCTGCCTCAACAGCAGTACCTGGATCTGATCAGCAGGGGGCGAAACAAACCGTCACAcactcagactgctgctgctgct CCATCCGTccatcctctcatccctctcctcATCTACAGCGACAGAcatttccctccttcctccccgtACAGCCAGCCAATCAGTGCTGCCCAACAGGCAGACGCCCACTCCGCCTCGCCGCcatgttgccatggcaacagtgtCACCAG ACAGCTCGTGAAGAAGCCTCTGAATGCCTTCATGCTCTATATGAAGGAGATGAGACACAAAGTGCTGCAGGAGGGacgcgagagagagagcgccgCCATAAACCGCATCCTGGGACGCAGG TGGCACGCTCTGTCGCACTCTGAACAGTCCAAATACTACGACCTGGCCCAGAAGGAGAGGCTGCTTCACATGCAGCTGTACCCCGGATGGTCCGCCAGGGACAACTAC ggtaaaaggaagaggaagcagagccAGCAGCCTGCAGGAAGCTGCCCCGGGTGGCgttaa